Part of the Oncorhynchus masou masou isolate Uvic2021 chromosome 18, UVic_Omas_1.1, whole genome shotgun sequence genome, ctagccatgatccccaacatCTTGACGGAGTTTGAAGAATTATGAAAAGAATTTTGAGgtaatattgcacaatccaggtgtataaagcttttagagacttacatgtattgactcaggtcGCTGAATATCTAGATAGTTTAGTTATTTAATTTATATTAATCTTTAgaggaaaaaaataaatatatatatatataatacttccactttgacattacagagtattttaaATTAAGTCAATTTTAATCCCATGTTGTAACACAATAAATGGGAAGAAATCCaaaaggtatgaatacttttgcaaggcactgtaaacccTCAGCATTGTGGGTAAATAGGTGGATAAACACTAATGCAAAAACACTATGTTTATAGTTCCTATTCACATGTGCCCCGATTCCAACCTGAGTTAAGTGCTTGTAAATGGAATGGAGTTCcctttttatgcacttttctctctatgCGTATTCTAACCTTGATCTTTAGCATGAGAATTAGCGTGCTATTCACCTGCTGTTCATGTTGGGCCTGATTCCAATTGAGGAAATTTCGACTTTCCTACACACTTTTCAGttgttggtattcagacttaccttatgaAGGTGCGTAACGGGCTTTGCAGGTGTGGCTACCTTGCGTGCTCTGAATACATTTCATTCAactgctgaaaaccctcccacttgctggccaacagattttcttGTGGAGTTTTCATTTAATGtgtttttcagtacatttatcttaagGCCTCCCTTTATATATGGTGTACCTTTTAATTAGGATTTTTTTTGACAGACTCAATCGAATACATCAAGAGATCAGGTTTAGAATATAGATATCAATGAAAAAAAGCCATCTATGCGTATTTGTCTCCATTTCAGCACCAACTGGTAGATAAATAAATACTCTGCTCTTgtagatggtttgggataggaAAGTATGTACTGAATGAATTTAAAAAACTTACCATGAATCCTATTGACGCAGCCATATAATATATATGGCAACATGGCAACCATAAAGTGTGAAAAAATCACGAAGACTGTGTGGATCGTAAGTCATAAGAGGACTTGGATATTTtcgctctgacacacacacacacacacacacacacacacacaccacacacacgcacatcacCATGTACTTTCACCTCTCTTGTATTTGACATGCATGATTTGCCCAGCACTTTTAGGCTATGAAACAAATTGGATAGCCTGACAGGAAAGATACAATTATATACTTGGTGCATAAAGTCTCAGACACCCCAGTACATATTGAAATGGATACTAGTCATTGACTTTTAATGAATGGTCCTGGAGCTTTAATTACATTTTGAATCAATCCAAATCTTTGAAGTATCTTCATATACTTTAGGATAGAATGAATCCTATAATTCTGTGGTGCAGAGGCGAGTGACTAACTCTCTCTAGCACAAAAACATTACACTTGgttagtacagtatatagtagcaCTTATGAGACAGCTTGATCCCTGTAATACAAACAGGGAGTAGTACTACAGTACACGCACCTCTCATGATGGAAATGTCTCTTTGAATCATTTAAAAAATCATAATGAAAAAAAATCTATCCTCCCTTCCCTGAAGCTTCCTGATTTTGTAGGATTGATGAAAGCAGTAGGCTGGAACCTTTGCTTTCTCTTGTCCTGTCACATACAGTCAGTGATTACTGAATGTATTCAAACAGTATTCAAGAAGAGTGTGAGACAATGAAAGATAAGAGAAAGAAAGATTGGCAGTTGAGAAAAACTTgtgtatgtttatttttttgcagtACTGGGCGACTTGAGAAGCCATGGTCAGTCAATCAATAATATACAGtgtattctgaaagtattcagaccccttgaattgttcgacaatttgttacgttacagccttattctaaaatgtattaaatattgttttttcctcatcaatctacacacaataaccacaAGGACAATataaaaacaggtttatagaaatgtttgaaatgtgttgaaaataaaaaaacagaaatacgttATTTACATagatattcagaccctttgctatgagtctcAAAATTGAGCTAATGGttgatcctgtttccattgatcatccttgagatgtttctacaacttgattggagtccacttggggtaaattcaattgattggacaattgattcaattgattggaaaggcacacacctgtctacacctgtctatataaggtcccacagttgacagtgcatgtcagagaaaaaaccaagccatgaggtcgaaggaatagtccgtagagctccgagacaggattgtgtcgaggcacagatctgggaagggtaccaaaaaatgtctggtccccaagaacacaggggcctccatcattctaaaattgaAGAAGTTTCAAACCATCAAGACTATTCCTTGAGCTGTCTGCCctcccaaactgagcaattggggaagaaaataaataaaggttaaattaaaaaatatatattaacaaGGGGCCTTTTGAGGTGAACCAAAAACCCAATGGTCATTCTGACTgagctacagagttcctctgtggaaatgggagaaacttccagaaggacaaccatctctgtagcactccactaatcaggcctttatggtagagtggccagacggaagccactcctcagtaaaaggcacatgacagcctgcttggagtttgttaaaaggcacctaaaggactctgaccatgagaaaaaagattctctggtctgatgaaaccaagattgaactctttggcctgaatgccaagcattacatctggaggaaacctggcaccatccctatggtgaagcatggtggtggcagcatcatgctgtggggatgtttttcagaggcagggaccgggagactagtcaggatcgaggaaaagatgaacggagccaaatacagagagatcctcgatgaaaacctgctccagagccctcaggacctcagactggggcgaagattcacctaccaacaggacaacaacactaagcacacagccaacgcaggaggggcttcgggacaagtctctgaatgtccttgagttgcccagccagagcccggacctgaacccgatcgaacatctctggcgagatctgaaaatagctgtgcagcgacgctccccatccaatctgactgagcttgagaggatctgcagagaagaatgggagaaactccctaaatacaggtgtgccacgctTGTAGCGTGAGACTCAAGAACAAGACTcaataagactcaaggctgtaaacgctgccataggtgtttcaacaaagtactgagtaaagggtctgaatacctatgtaaatgtgatatttcagttttttagtttcaataaatttgctacaTTTTGTACATATCACAATCACCTGCTTACTGTTTTTATGCTTTCAAGTTGACTCAAACTCAGTTGGATTAAACTTTAGTATATGTtcacttttttttacatttgtctGAAGCATGGACTCTGTTGCAAGTTCTTGTCCAAGGCCACATTCATTTCCACTATGGCACTCAAGACAATATATTTTGAGTGGAGATCACATACAATGTCAGCTTGCCATAACCTGTAAGATGTTTATACTCAATATCACAATATTATATTAATATCATAATATCTCAATAGGCACATCATCTACAGGGTGTAACGTGTgcactgagagtcgggaagcaagttcagggaatttgttttttaataaataaatgaaacagtaaacacgtaacacaaacaacgcaccgacatgaaaacagagtcaattACACCTgtggaaagaaccaaggggagtgacagatatagggaagataatcaaggaggtgatggagtccaggtgagtgtcatgaggcgctggTGTGCGaaataatcagcagcctgatggcctGGAGGCCGAAGTGGGAGTAAACGTGACAGAGGGGCTCAAATATACAGTGTTGAGGGGGTCACAGATCACTACGTATCATCTCTGTGAGGTGCATTCAAGCCCTGTTAAGACCATAAATGCATCATAAATGGTCACATTACAGAGAAGAAATAGCAATCATTTTGTTCACTGTGGGTGAACTGATCAACTGACAGCCATTAAAGAATGCCCCTCTGGTGTAGGAGAATGAAAAGCCATGGGAAGCATGACTGGGAATGTCGAAATAACTAAATATTGAATTGGATTCCCTGCTATGATAATGGCACAGGTATAATAGGGATCTGAGGGCCACAGCTGTCTGGTTTTCCCTCATCTTTTTAGTAGTTACATCCGGGAATCCTTGGAGGGAGATGTGTTATGTGTGTTGGTTTTATAGctgtggttcccaaccaggggtacaGGGACCTCTGTGGGTACTTGATAAGACTCGTGATACCGtaggcctactggtaaaatgcacatcaGAGCGTACTTCTGGTGTACTCCTGGCGgagcaaaattcagttggtggtagaGTAAgcgaaaaaggttgggaaccactgctttaTAGGATGGATTTACTTTGAAGAGGGAAGACTTCTGAAGAGTGTGGCTTTGCACACgtcttctttctgtctttctctttggTCTCTCACTTTTTGCCCAATTAGGGCTGAGGTGGTCATGACATTTCATCAGCcgagcaaataactgccggtctcatggtaattgaccgttgattaacataaacacatttagcatctcctgtcTTCTACACATACCCCACAAGCCACTGGTGGAGTTGCATTggaaggcatgagctctgcttagttttttttgcgcaggctgtacacacttcatcagtcacTCGTGCACAATCTGACATGCACGTgatagtgtcacaccctgatctgcttcacctgtctttgtgattgtctccaccccccaccacccctccaggtgtcaacCATCTTCACCATTATCCCTTGTGTATTTAtacagtctctcattcacaatttggcaagcacttgataatgcctagaATTTCCTGgctgcatcccctttgtgtgcCCCCTTTGTAATGCCCCCACAAAAAAATCCACCCCATCTGCGGAcagtggccgttgtgcccttgggctgaatataataactATATTCCCTTCTCCCAGCGGCAAGCTccaaagcacctctcactcaaaTGGCTCTCCGTCACATGatcaggtctttctcacaggctacaagggAAGACAGACACATCTGTGACACAACTGGAAGAACTGTCCACGTTTACTTTTCGCCAGCCAACAACATGATtaggcctaacaaacagcaaaatcactagcctatgtcaaccTCCTGTCCCCCATAGtgcaaaagttgacctattctattctgtgttaGAAATAAATATCCCGAACaaagtctgggacagttgtggaatGGGATAAATCCCAAAGTAAAACCACAATTTTAAGCAATGAGGCTGACACAACAGATCAGaaagtttagcttaaaatgttgataaactattaggctatttcttcacattataagcgcataTTGACATTTTTtctagaaaatatatttttttttacttgctaCACTGGAAGTGTAACTTTTCACTCTCACAAAGCCGGTGCGCTTATGCGTGGTGTCGTTGAAGAGAGTAGGAGCTGCAAACATTAGCAGGCCAGTTATTGACATGACATTTGCCTAGTACTTATTTGTGAAGCAATATGCCTTAtatcttaaaatgttgataaactattaggctatttcttcacattataagcgcatattgacatttttttttctataatttttttttttttttttacttgctaCACTGGAAGTGTAACTTTTCACTCTCACAAAGCCGGTGCGCTTATGCGTGGTGTCGTTGAAGAGAGTAGGAGCTGCAAACATTAGCAGGCCAGTTATTGACATGACATTTGCCTAGTACTTATTTGTGAAGCAATATGCCTTATAAAAGGGTTTATGTGTTTAAAGTGGGTACGACCCTCGCATGTTGTTCAGGTTAAGTGCTCACCCCAGGGCCATAACAGGAACATTGCCCGTAAACATGTACCTTGCACACTGCCTCCTCCAGTTGCTGTGGGACATTTTAATGATGCACCATAGGTGCCTGGCACTAAAATGTGAAGATACTAAGGGGAAAAAAAACAGATTCTCCAAGCCAAGGCGATGAGGGAACCGTGGGTACAGACTCCTTCCTGTGAAATGTCGCACCCTTCTGTCCCCAACAACGCTGTGAATAAGAATCGCAGTCTGTTTCGCCATCTGTGGTCCTCCCGGCAGTCTCGTCAAAGAGGCCAGGCTCTCCGTGCTAGAGCACGCTACCGGAGAGTTCGGGAGAACGATAGGAACCCAACGCTATAAGCCGAAAGTAAATGGGTCAGTTGTAAGCAGCACAATGGGTCGTgtaaagttattttaggaaatcaATTGTCTTCATTTCCACAGTGATTATTTTTCAGGTTTCCAAAATAGTTATCTTCCTTCATGCAGCTTACAGAGCTGGTTTTAAGTCCTTAGTAATTGCTACACTGAAGAGGAAATGGAGTAGGGGATCCGTCTTTATCTGATTCAGTCTTGCACTTTGAAAATTTGGTTTATAAGACACTCAGTCCAAAATGAACCACTTTCCCCTACCCCCTCTTCTAGACCCTTCTTTATACAATAGCTACTCATAGATCTGAAAGGATCTGTAAGGCATATACAGTAGTAGGGATTAAAATGGGTAACCGGGATCCCAGGACTGTCATTGTGACTCTTCAGACAATTACACATTTGATAGGTCTATGCACAATTCACTATGCGTCACTGTCACAGATATGAAGTCTGTCAACAGTTCAGAGGCATGAGGGAAAATGCTATAGTATCTTCTCCTGAAAATGATTGAATCCCTGTTCAGTAGTACTGAGTTTCCACCATATCACAGTATTGCAGTATGCAGTTTCTTACACAACATCCCTCCTCTTACAGGCATACCATGTGCCACACACTTTTGTTTCCCCAGTCTCGTCAGACTCCGGAGGGGGAGTTTCTACCCCTGGACCAGTGTGAGCTAGACGTAGGATTTGGGACGGGGGCCGACCAGCTCTTCCTGGTGTCCCCTCTGACTATCTGCCACGAGATCAATCTCAAGAGTCCCTTCTTTGACCTGTCCCAGCGCTCGCTCATGAACGAGGAGTTTGAGATCGTGGTCATCCTGGAGGGCATCGTGGAAACCACTGGTAAAAGCAGACTCTTTCTTTCATTCAATCTGTACTTTAAAGGGACATTCtgggattggtacatccatttCTGGACTTTTAAATTAAGGATATATAACCTTTGATGGAAGAATATACAGTTAATGCCTCACTGTCTTAACCTATCTGAACCCAAAATATGCTTGTTTtctccattgtttgtaaacaaacactttaTAGCGTCAAACCTCAGTTTTTAAATAATGCTCAAAACACGGTTAAAACGATCATTTTGATCTAATGactggatggtcagtccttgtattCATACTGTAGCTCTATCTATGATTTTGAGAGTGGTTTCATTGTTTTTCAAATCGCGGATTGTTTCTTTAATTCAtctgtataatgtatattttGTAGTCTTGCTTGTATTTTGTTttaaaaacaataaataaatatttctcCATTCCTTTGAGGCGAAATACGAGGACTACCATTCCcagtataatcaaatcaaatatttaaGAGAATATCACATTTATCTTTAAATATTAGATGAAATTATAGCTTTCCCTGTCTTTTTTATCTCTGTCGTTCTCCGACActtctccctctcgctctatTTCTCTCTTCGTCTTTCCCTCCCCTTGTCTCTGTGTACTTCTTTTTGCCTTGTCTTCtatgcacctctctctctttaacctctGTTTTTCTCCTTATCTTCCCCTCTGTTCTCTGTTTTCCCCATCtactcttttccctccctccctcctcttccctttgtCCCAGGTATGACGTGTCAGGCACGGACCTCCTACACAGAGGACGAGGTGTTGTGGGGCCACCGCTTCCTGCCCGTCATGTCCCTGGAGGAGGGCTTCTTCCGGGTTGACTACTCCCAGTTCCACAACACCTTCGAGGTCAACACTCCCCGTTACAGCATCAAGGAGCATGAGGAGAAGATCTCCCTGACTTCCCCCAACCCTCCACCAGGCgtcaccacctcccctcccctgggGAATGGGAGCCGGAGCCGCAGGGAGAGGATGCTGTCAGTGGACTTTGCCGACCATGGAGAGGCTACCCAGGAACAAGCGATGGGGAGGCTGCCCAGCAAGTTACAGCATATGAGCTCTTACAAGGAGGACCTCCGAACGAGGGTGAAGACTGGAGGAGCCCAGCCTGGGGACAAGGCCTCGAGCAGTGTTGACCAGGGGAGTCTGCCCCTGGGGGtccagcatctggtctccagctCCATCCCCGGGGGCTTTGGCCAGGGGAAGGTGGAGGAGAAGCTCCAGCTTAAGGCACTAGATGGGGGTCCAGGTATTGGAGACACTCTGACTTATTCAGTTGGGGAGCAGGAGAAGTGGAGACTTCCCCCTGCCCTGAGCCCCATCCCAGCCCCAAATCCGACCCCTGTCCAAATCCCTTTGCCTGTGGGTGGGGGGTGGCCGGAGGATAACCTGCCTGACAAACTGCGCCGCATGAACGCTGACCGCTGATATTGACCGTGGACCATTGACCGTGAAATGACTATTAATCACCGGAAACAAACAGATTCCCAAAAACTCTAAATAGATATAGAAAGCCATGCTTAATGGGTAATGCGGTTTTCAACAGGAAATTAGACTACTGTGATGACTTTTGCCCGTTTATGGCTATTTTAACTGGTTGAATAAATGTTGATTCAATGTAATTTGACAAcatattgtgacgtggaatcttCGTGGAAAATACAGTGGATTTGAAAAAATTATCAACGGGAAATTTCtaccacaggattatgtcatcatgcTAACCACATTTCcacatagacaaaccttgtataaaatacgttgaatttgtacctttaaaacaacgtcagatctttaacgttatatccactatcagaaaaaaAATGATATGCTAGGTAGCACTTCCTGCTGGAGAATTGATCAATCTACAGCTATCTTTTGGTCTCCCATCTAGAGTTTTAACTATGCGCAGCTCTACCTAGCTAagatatttgtcactgactattaccaatgtgctattGTGATTGAGAATGATTTTTGAGAGATCTCCACTTGAAAACTAAAcagattcactgttgctatcaaaGTCAATCCAAAGGGTAGGTTTTACAGAACAAATGAAATGCGACCATAATATATCACTCATATATCATCAATTATGGTATTTATTTAGGCTATATAGCATTTgcaacagctattgtttcaattcaaccaaGAATTCAACTAAAATTAGACATTGCAATAGCCCTAGGTTTTCAAGctctggttgatttcaaatgtaatgCTATTTAGTAACGTTGAATTGAGTTTGGTTGTCAAAGCATCCAAATATccacatttgaaggagatgtaacttttaaagaataggactgaatcaaatcaaacttcAAATGAACTTTAAATCAAGTTTGATTTGGTTGAGTCCTAtttagggctgtggtggtcatgaaATGTTGTCAGCTAGTGactgtcaagcaaataactgctggtctcacggtaattgaccgttaattaacataaacacatttagcatctatgatgcagacctttggaacatctcaGCAAGacaagaaatgtcctctcactgtcaaatgcatttattttaacatgtgtaaatatttgtacgaacataacaagattcaacaacttcCATTTAAATGAAAGTATTTTGCACTCAGCCTGTAACCCTTTTGGTCACTTTCTTTGTCTTGTTATCAACTGTaacaacattattattattaccaaCATTTATGTGTACAATTCCAAACTTGAAAATgatcaacaactgagacataaactgaacaagttccacagacatgtgactaacagaaatggaatagtgtagcctagtggttagagcgttggactagtaaccgaaaggttgcgagttcaaacccccgagctgacaaggtacaaatctgtcgttctgcccctgaacaggcagttaacccactgttcccaggccgtcattgaaaataagaatttgttcttaactgacttgcctggttaaataaaggtaaaataaaaaaaataaaaataaaaatgtgtccctgaacaaaggtaaAAGTAACAGTcgatatctggtgtggccaccagctgcattattaacccactcttccaccaaggcacctgcaagttcccggacatgtcttgggggaatggccctagccctcagcctccgatccaacaggttccagatgtgctcaatgggattgagatctgggctcttcgctggccatggcagaacactgacattcctgtcttgcaggaaatcatgcacagaacgagcagtatggctgttggcattgtcatgcaggagggtcatgtcaggatgagcctgcaggaagggtaccacatgagggaggaggatgtcttccctgtaacgcacagcattgagattgcctgcaatgacaataagctcagtccgatgatgctgtgacacaccgccccaaaccatgactgaccctccacctccaaaacgatcccgctccagagtacaggcctcggtgtaacgctcattccttcgacgataaacgcgaatccgaccatcacccctgttgagacaaaaccgcgactcgtcagtgaagggCACTCTTTGCCAGTCcagtctggtccagcgacggtgggtttgtctggtgaggaccttccttacaacaggcctacaagccctcagtccagcctctctcagcctattgcggacagtctgagcattgatggagggattgtgcattcctagTGTAAtgcgggcagttgttgttgccatcctgtacctgtcccgcaggtgtgatgttcggatgtactgatcctgtgcaggtgttgttacacgtggtctgccaatgCGAGGATGATCATctatccgtcctgtctccctgtagctctgtcttaggtgtctcacggtacgaactgtcaggacccggttacgaacctgggtctccggagtgagaaacagtcacttaaccaactgagccacgaatagtcagcagaacccagaagatgaggcagacacagcagtacttaagacggtgtatttaataaagtaaaaaaggagaagtccttaaatacaaaaatggcaaatccaaaaggtggtaggaatagcacaaaaaagcctcaagagatactcaaaaacaaaaacagaattccacaagagcatccaccggaatcgacaagaaaacacagaacactagggctgggtgctaacatacaaacacagagcacagaactgagggaaactaagggtttaaatacaatcagaggaaacgaggtacaggtgcaaataataatggggaacaagggaaaaaacataaggtcaaaaagcacaatgggggcatctagtgaccaaaacccggaacaaccctggccaaatcctgacagaatcccccccctaggaacggctcctgacgttcctaccagctctctcagggtggagggccctgaactgacgaatgaggtcaggatccaggatgtctttggcaggaacccaggagcgctcctcgtgaccgtagccttcccagtccaccagatactgccaggaccgctgcacccggcgggaatccagtaaaCGATGGatggtataagccggctggcctccaatgacacgaggcggagggggaggtctgtctgccgggacaaggggagaaaaaacaacaggttttaacaatgaaatgtgaaatgtgggattaatcttaagggatctgggtaagtgtaggcgataagaaactgggttaactctcctggcaaccttgaagggaccgatgtatttttgggacagcttgcgagactccacccgtagaggtaagtctcttgtggagagccagactctctggccggggcgcagggtaggcccgggacggcgacgtctgttggcttgttgttggtacctctgtgaggaacgcataagattaagacgggtcttcctccacataagccgacagcgtctgacgaacttcaaggctgaaggcactctgacttctgcctcctggtccgggaacaatggagaagcatagccaaactgacactcgtgcggggacataccagtggaggaggagcgcaaggtgttgtgcgcgtattcggcccaaacaataaaggatgaccatgtggacgggttgtcacgagtcatacatcggagggtggtttccagctcttgattcatcctctctgtttggccgttggactccggatggtaccctgaagatagactggcagaagcccccat contains:
- the kcnj19b gene encoding G protein-activated inward rectifier potassium channel 1, with the translated sequence MSAIRRKFGEDYEVVNTKRDMTVSAPVKRKRQRFVEKNGRCNVQHGNLGGETSRYISDLFTTLVDLKWRWNLLIFILTYTVAWLVMASMWWIIAYIRGDIKPQGHDSSYTPCVANVYNFPSAFLFFIETEATIGYGYRYITEKCPEGIILFLFQSLLGSIVDAFLIGCMFIKMSQPKKRAETLMFSQDAVISQRDGKLCLMFRVGNLRNSHMVSAQIRCKLIKSRQTPEGEFLPLDQCELDVGFGTGADQLFLVSPLTICHEINLKSPFFDLSQRSLMNEEFEIVVILEGIVETTGMTCQARTSYTEDEVLWGHRFLPVMSLEEGFFRVDYSQFHNTFEVNTPRYSIKEHEEKISLTSPNPPPGVTTSPPLGNGSRSRRERMLSVDFADHGEATQEQAMGRLPSKLQHMSSYKEDLRTRVKTGGAQPGDKASSSVDQGSLPLGVQHLVSSSIPGGFGQGKVEEKLQLKALDGGPGIGDTLTYSVGEQEKWRLPPALSPIPAPNPTPVQIPLPVGGGWPEDNLPDKLRRMNADR